tttaatgattatttcctggaaggattgaattacaccagaaatatgtacaaatactaaacacatttttatttcagaacaggatctaatgctatatcacaaaattttttctaattctcctagtttccaaaggaactaccatctgcctctcagagagtaaaaagtgcttttaggatgcgtaaaataaccattatttaataaaacactgttaaataataataagatataaacaataaagaaaacccaaaaacaaaaattaacctccgccatatctgcatttgaataaatatttaaaaatatcgatacagtactttttaatatcgatacagtcttgtgaaatgaaatatcgtgatatattgcagaacagatattttccAACACCCctattaataacaggcagaaaatagttaaaattgtgcttaattttctttagatttttcaggttgttcatatttgttcaggtgattcacattttattgttacaggatagtttgtaagcgtaaatattttcataatttaatgttattttttgcactaaaacaaagacaaaaatttgaagttgccgttacttataggcataatgtaatttttttttcacatcaaaccaagaagaaaatatggagtcatcatTTTTTGcaggtcattatgttattattctactgtagatcatattggtctgtatgtggaacctgaactaaaatgccttgactgtggaatttttgcactgtgtaaattcaacccacgggccggattggaacctttgtcgggccgcatttagcccccaggccgcatgtttgagacccctggtttagagtctGTAGGCTGGTTTagggaattaaaaaataaataaataatctgccCACATGAcccttcattttacaaaatagcCGTCCACGCTACGacacaaaaacaactgtaaacacatTGTTTCTGGCAGCGTTTCAACTGTGAACCTTCAGGTCATACATGGAGACTTTAACCTCACACTCAAGTTAATTTAAGTGTTGGTTTGAGTTGTCGATGTatgcagggttcctacaagttaaatttaagactttttaagagctTTTGAAGACTACTTATAACAGAATTTAACACTGATTTCACAGTCATACTGGCAGAAATTTGTGACTCACAGAATTTCGGAAAAATGCATTGTCCTAgattgtaaaatgtatttatttactccaacaccgtgagtcatttctcaccggagcctgcaaagttagcaataattggatcgtaatttcagtataaattatcgggtggaactgagtcgactcacgttactttctttgctgctttcccaaacacacacaatacagccaacaagtatATAGCAACATAAATTAAGACCTAccgtatcaaatttaatacctttttaagactttttttttttttttttggaaaggtattaaatgcagatttgtaaattcaagacttttaagactttttaagaccccgtgggaacccagTGTATGTCATGTCTGAAATCAGCACCTATACAATATGGAGACTAAGCTCTTCATCTTTTGCTACACTAGATGAATCTCCTGCAGGTCGTACACTCATTTATATGACCATTATAGAAAGCAACAATAGGTatgtatcaaggttataatagttttggatttttcattatagtttagttttatttagttttgacttttttttctctcattcagtcagttttaattcatttttagagcaggtttgctagtttttattagttttcgtttttttctaaatgcttagttttagcttagttttagtattcattttagttttgttgtatcttttatattcTTCGCCATCAAATTTaagtaaatcccatacaggactctgctgctttctcccaactttagtctccatgttgccagctAGTGTGGAgacgagaagacaactctaaacgacaagtgacgagacgtGACGGACCTTGAAGcgctgtatggtgccgctagctaaaattgcaagagcgaaataaatcgctttcatatcaatccaacattgacaaagatgaaaacgaagggaattttatccataagttttatccgttttagttagttttgtcaacacacaatacagtttcagttagttgttgttttttcttttaattatagtttttatttatttcagttaacgaaaatgttttttcaattccagttttcgttaacgataataaccttagtaTGCATGTACATACTGAGGTCTGACTCTTATTTTCACATGAATACACACAAAATGGACTTCATTGTCATTCTTCAATTTTAAAAATCTCCACTTTTGGGACCTAAAATACTGTTTCTTAAGGATGCACCAACTGCAAAATTCTTCGCAGACAccaatattttatatttactggTCTTAGTTTTTTACTTTCTATTTACTATATCTGTCAGTGCATTCCATCCATTAACATCTGGACAAGAGGCCAATCACAGAGATGTGTTTTGCTAAATATCTGCTTGAGCATGGATTAAATATTAATGCTTTTAGGTTACAGTGATTGTTCAGAATGCTTCACCAACTAACTTAAATAGACTCACTGGTCTATGAACTGGTCCATCAGCAAGTATCTGCCAGTTCTGATGTCTAGCTATTATACTGGTGCATCCCTTCCATTTGCAATCCATAATGCATTGCTCTCTAGTGCTCACAATGGTCCGTTTAAGATCAATGTTTGATTATTTCTAAAGAcaaaaacatacatgtaccaAGTCTCACACAGGGCAAATACGGCATATTTTCTCTCCTAATGTCTGTGCTGTTTCTTTActctaggacagtgtttttcaaccttggggtcaggaccccatgtggggtcgcctagaattcaaatcgggtcgcctgaaatttctagtaattgatcaaaataaaaaacaacttactaataaaaaaatatatggtgagttgacagagacaatcccagtccataacagacatgaaactgaagcactgtggttctgtttatctttcaaatgctcgttgtggtcagtttcagatgctgtcgctctttcataattcatcgttTGAGTTCTTgtctgttcagtattaattgtcagtcttgtaaatccaagctggactgactgtatatatcctgaccaaggaaaatcaaattctcactttgtgcagtaatctacacctggtttttctgcctcggTCCATAATaagatacattatatagactaaatgacctctaaaataaacatttatttgcaacatagtatagcaaactattacacgatcaaaaacacattaactttagcaaaaaaaaaaaaaaggctctgttttgaatgtctggggtcgccagaaatttatgacgttaaaatggggtcacgagccaaaaaaggttgggaaccactggtctaggagCTGCATCTAAACCTTACAATGATGGGAAAACCTGGAATGCAATTAGAAAATCCTACTGATGATAGATAGTTGGTTTCTTTTCAAACCGCACAAAGCGTAGGCACATTTGGCCCAACTTCACCTACTTCAAAGTTGGATACACACCAGAAAGTCAGCTTTTAAAAAGGGCCTGCCGAAttatatgcagaaaaaaataatatatttttttaacagtacAACTGATACTGCTCAGACATATCCAGATGGACTCAAAAGTCTGAGTTAATATCAAACAGCTGGATTAGCGAATTAGTCAAACCCAAGATGAAGTCATAAAAATGCTAAATTTCCCAAGTTGCAGCTTCTGGAAATGTGGCAGaatggcttttttaaaaaaacacaataataagaCTCTTGTTGTCGTCAAACCCTTTACAAAAACCTTCATTTTTGAATACACAGAAGCGAAACGTACCTGTAGCAAAAGTGTTATGAACACTGTGAAATGAGATGGCATTGACAGGGTAGACATGCTCAATCCCTTCCTCCTTCAGCCTGTGGCACTTAAAGGCATACTTCTTCTTCTGAACCTCCTGGCTGGGGTCCAGGTACTCCACAGCGACACGGCCCTCAATTGAACTCAACACGTAGCCCTGAAGCCAAGACAGAAAATATGAGCTTGCATCCAGTTCCTTTCGCGTAAACAGGGGACTCGGTAGCAGTAACAGTATCATTAAGTGTAAATGTCCTTCCATTGATCTAAAGTGGGATCTGTTAAACCTCACCTGTTTGTTTGGGAAGGCTCGGATGCAGCGGGTCTGGTACTTGAGACTGGACTCTCTTCTTTGCTGTACGTAGCCCATGTTCCTCAGATCCCAGACCAGGACTCGTCTCCCAGCTGTGCCCACTATCAGCCTGTCTCCGGCTACAGACAGGGTGTAGACCTTCAATAAAAATGACAAGTTTGAGGCGAGAAGATACCACATGAATGATTTATACTTGATACCTGCGCAAATGTGACAGATCAGATTCAACAGGTTTGGGTGTTTCCCTTCTAACGGTGAATCACCTCATTAGCTTTGACACTACCATGTCAAAGTGACTTTAAAGCCATCTCTTCTTCTGATTAGAAAAGACACCTTTGAGGGTTTTTGCATGTTTCAGCAAGCTATATTTAAGACTTTCAGATCATTATGAAtgcaatttaagacctttttcgTGTCCAtaccggcaaaaaaaaaaagtacaatataagGGAAAATTGGGAATCTAGCAACACAAAAGCGGGGATCATTTCTTTTTTGCTGTCTATCCATCTATCTGCGAAGATTTTTCCTCAAGGTTTCCAGAGGATTAACATGTTAGAATTTAAGATAAATCATTTAGGACCGTTAATATTATCATTCCTGTGatacagtaatgtcccgtcagagagcgaactttaattgatcaccattccaacatttaattaaatataaagtagctctttgTTTAGGATAATTCCTTATGgtctaactaaagcaaaaatgaattttaaagtaaaaatgtgggtcatttagcaacactaatctgtgaaattgtctctaaaatgtcctgtttaAGAGATTTTGAatgctgtgttttgacccagcaGTAAATCCACAATTAACTCCATTAGTTTTTACACATCTTAACCTTTTATTGGTAAAGAAAACCATGATAATGTGTCCATTTCTCTACCTTTTCAGGCTGAGTGAAGGTGCCAGCATTGCAGGGCGTCCTTGGGTCCCACAGCCGGACTGATCGGTCCCAGCTACCCGTTACCATTACGTTTACTTCCGGGCAATACTCCACACATCGAATGGGAGCGTCATGTGTTCCAACTATTGTGTCTGTTTTcaggagagaaaataaattaaCTGAGGACACTGAACATACACAGGATATACAGAAGTTGTACAAGAATGTGACACACATCTGATCATGACATACCTTGGTCTGTGTTCAAGTCATGCATCTTTAACTGCGCATCTAAGCCTCCACTCCAAGAATGTGTTGGGTCCTGCAAATAAAAAACTCATGTTTGAATATCTGTGTTTTTCCCGATTCAGTTATTTGAAAAGGAAAATCAACCTGAGACCTACGTAAAAAGCGCAGTCGAGAACTGGAGCCGTGTGCTGGTACTTCATCCGCATGGAATTACCTCCAACATCAAAGAGACGGACTGTGCAGTCCCAGGAGGAAACCAGCAGGAACTGGGCCGTGCTGGGACTGAACTTGACCGCAGAGATGCCGTCCTCTGGGCCTTGGTTCAGCTTGTACTCGTTTGAGCCCGTCATCTGAAAGAAAGTGAAACACCATGAAGCTTGAAATTATTGCTCTGTGATCCTTCAAAACCCAGAAATAATGTTATATTTACTGAGATGGAAATAAGTgaaaaaacagatgcaaattGTGGACAAAATGTTAAAATCTGTGCAATCGTTACAGTTGCTGGCAGCAGTCTTTACAGACATTCAATGTTTTAGCCAGTACCACTTATTTCATACATTTTACTGGATTATTGACCACAATTAGCAAAATCATGCACACTGAAAATATTAGCAGGAGCTATTAAATGTTACATACAAACAGATTTGCAACTAATTTTCATCACCACATTATTAAATAGATAACACTGATTTAAGATGTAAAACACTTGCATTAAATTTAGTGGATATTTTTAATATATGTTGTGTTTCATGGAGGGTACAGTGATGAAAAAGCGGCTATGGATTTGCATCGAAGCAGTTGATAGTTCCACAAGTTTACAGCACATAGATTAATTAATCGTGGCAAACTTTTAATTAGTGCACTCTGATGAAAACTGAGTTAATATCCACAAAACAGTAGGGCCTTTCTTTGGTCAGATGGCCTTAACGAGTTCCAAACTCTTAAATATGCTACTTCAGAAAAACatcaataacataaaaacaaaaatataggaTATCGAACTCTCATCAGTTCTTTGCATGTAATGTTAAAACTTGGATAAAAGCAGTCAGACTTACCACACCTACTTACTGCATGCCTATTTTATCAGTTCCTGGTCTGTTACTATTTGCTTTAACTGTAGTTATGTCTCTTATTGTTTTGTTATCGGTAATGTTATGGGGCTTAGTGTTGCCATTAGTAGTTTCCactgcattttttatttaattttttgtactCTGCATGCTTCCTATGTTCTTCAGGCAGTTCATTAGGTTTTTGTCTGCTTTCTCCCATGACTATCATTGCATGTTACTGTTTtaattatcggctaaaatttacttagggggtcaaataagtggccatttttgtcacacacacaaaaaaaaaaagttgtaagaaatgcatagaactgtgttgaaataatgctaatacatttgtgcacagactactgatattatttgacagtggaagctatattttcagaaatattggattctgaatagcacgtgtatgtgaaaacttttgctggtggacggacgtgacattacccatgatgatctggtcagtaccagtactttattaggaataaacttatatacttactattgctaattctcctcttattcataaatgtaagtattgtggatctaaaacaataacagctgacacaaaaacacaaaatgtggcagtggacggatgtgacatggttgttgtggatcccatcatactgatgctcggcagccatgtcaccgtttacactaatgatccctgtgcaaaaactaggatcagaattatttattgtatagtttatcatcatactaaagagtaaataacaatatagaattgttatttctgtataaaaatgcttattattagaaaactgttgatttcaaaagtgacgtgtgacattcttaatgtatgtatcggcgtaacataagcaggatggatcagcaccatactccatattgaacctgtaaaaataaaacatgtgatatgtaggatagaatcttggaagaaaaactggggaatctaaaagaatagaatatttgtttttcaggtaaattcggttaaaatataacttggccatttgtgacatgaaaatataacattaattgtgatgaaattggacgtttttgagctgaaaacatagttcatatgaccatcaacatgttgaacagaactgaaatcctgtaaatttgcataacttgcatttaccaacacgaagttcctttggggattcacttatatttatTTCGTATGCACGAAGACATAattaagacctctaagcaaattttagccgataggATATAGAACTCTCATCAATTCTTCGCATGTAATGCTAAAATTTGGATAAAAAGCAGCCAGACTTGCCACACCTACTTACTGCATGCCTATTTTATCAGTTCCTCATCTGTTACTATTTGCTTTAACTGTAGTTATGTctcttattgttttgttatagGTAATGTTATGGGGCTTAGTGTTGCCATTAGTAGTTTCCActgcatttatttaattttttgtactCTGCATGCTTCCTATAGTCTTCAGGCAGTTCATTAGGTTTTTGTCTGCTTTCTCCCATGACTATCATTGCATGTTACTGTGTTAATTATGCTAATATAACTTAACATTTGTCCAATGGGACACAGCTTAATTGTTAAAGCTGCCATATTTATAGTATTACACATCAATATGTTATTATTCCTGGTGTAAAATAAACAATTGAATTCAAAGCACTGATTGCTATTTAACACCCTCTGGTAATGTTATCTGCTTGTGTGAACCAATATAGTGTATGAATTATCAAATTTTTACATCGACTATTACGAGAAACCTGTAAATTATTACCGCACTGGTGTACTACACTGATCATGTTCTGTGACAGTTAAGCTAACCGGTTAGCATAGCAGCGTTAAAACGGAGATAAATAACACTGCTTATGGCTCTTCTACGACAGCATCTATACATTAGTACTTGATAATTTACCGTTAGTCGATTTGGC
The nucleotide sequence above comes from Sphaeramia orbicularis chromosome 19, fSphaOr1.1, whole genome shotgun sequence. Encoded proteins:
- the bub3 gene encoding mitotic checkpoint protein BUB3 gives rise to the protein MTGSNEYKLNQGPEDGISAVKFSPSTAQFLLVSSWDCTVRLFDVGGNSMRMKYQHTAPVLDCAFYDPTHSWSGGLDAQLKMHDLNTDQDTIVGTHDAPIRCVEYCPEVNVMVTGSWDRSVRLWDPRTPCNAGTFTQPEKVYTLSVAGDRLIVGTAGRRVLVWDLRNMGYVQQRRESSLKYQTRCIRAFPNKQGYVLSSIEGRVAVEYLDPSQEVQKKKYAFKCHRLKEEGIEHVYPVNAISFHSVHNTFATGGSDGFVNIWDPFNKKRLCQFHRYPTSIASLAFSNDGTMLAIASSYMHEKGDISHPEDAIFIRQVTDAETKPKST